AGTGACCGCATAGGGGTTGCCCAGCGTCATGAGGGCAACGGGTTTGTCCATGCCGACAAGTTCGTCTACCAGCAATTCCTGGCTATCCTGCAACCCGTGATCTCCGCTACCGGATGCGAGGCGCAAATACAGCACAACGATCACAGCATCAGCATCTTCAGCCTCTTGCTTTACGGATGCAATGCGGCTTTCGGATGGATCCTCTTCAATTCTAACATCGCTCAGCACCGTTACGCCGGCAGCAATCGAATCGGCAAACAAATCCATAGCTGCACGGATGCTCGGAGAATTACGCCGGTTGGTGATCTGGATGACCGATACCTTTTTGGAGTCATCCAGCGGAAGCATCGTATCATTTTTGAGCAATGTCACAGCTTTATCAGCCGTAGCCTGTGCAAGGGGCTCGCCGCGCGGGATGGCGAGCAGGTAATCCAGGACGGGCTTTTTCACAAAACGCTTGTTGTGCAGCCCCGCACGTGCTTTTGCAGTTAACACACGGCGTACGGAGCGGTTGAGGACAGCCTCTGAGACGAGCCCATTGCTCACCGCATCGCGAACAGAACGCACAGAGCGACGGAAATCGCTTTTGGTAAGCACCATATCAGCGCCGGCAAGTAGCGGGTTTACCGTCCGTTCTTCAAAAGAATAATCATTCATCAAAGCGCCCATACGCACATCATCCGTGATGACGAGCCCATTGAAACTGAGCGTATCCCGTAACAGGGTGTGCAGTACGTTGCGGCTAAAGGTAGCCGGCAAAGGTTCTTCGTCGTACGCAGGAATCCACAAGTGCGCGCTCATCACAGCTGAAGGTTCAACTTCTTTATCGAACACAAAGCGGTACGGGTATAACTCTACCGCATCCAGTTCATGGTGATCACCGTGGATGGTGCCCATGCTGGTGTGGGTATCAACGTGCGTGTTGCCGTGGCCCGGAAAGTGTTTGAGTGTCGTAAGCATACCCAGCGCCTGCGCTTCTTGCACAAAGCTTGAGGCCATAAGCCCGACTAAAGCGGGATCTTCGCTGTACGACCGAATATTGATAATTGGATTTGCGGGGTTGTTGTTGACATCCACAACCGGCGCAAGCACCATATTGACGCCGACAGCTTTGCCTTCAATGGCAGTAAGCCGGCCAGCGGCGGCGGCAAATACGGGGTCGCGGGTCGCGCCAATGCCCATA
The DNA window shown above is from Bacteroidota bacterium and carries:
- a CDS encoding glycoside hydrolase family 3 N-terminal domain-containing protein translates to MDEERSIEADRLIAQTAFNAALDSLFFDYDDEVLNLLKPDPTDGDAWVDSMMENLSLDEKIGQLFIINLDGTSQRARERAMEAVEDFYVGGFIVSRAMDPQDVYEQTRTLQEESGLPLFFTADYERGVGRHSNNLTELPSNMGIGATRDPVFAAAAGRLTAIEGKAVGVNMVLAPVVDVNNNPANPIINIRSYSEDPALVGLMASSFVQEAQALGMLTTLKHFPGHGNTHVDTHTSMGTIHGDHHELDAVELYPYRFVFDKEVEPSAVMSAHLWIPAYDEEPLPATFSRNVLHTLLRDTLSFNGLVITDDVRMGALMNDYSFEERTVNPLLAGADMVLTKSDFRRSVRSVRDAVSNGLVSEAVLNRSVRRVLTAKARAGLHNKRFVKKPVLDYLLAIPRGEPLAQATADKAVTLLKNDTMLPLDDSKKVSVIQITNRRNSPSIRAAMDLFADSIAAGVTVLSDVRIEEDPSESRIASVKQEAEDADAVIVVLYLRLASGSGDHGLQDSQELLVDELVGMDKPVALMTLGNPYAVTPFADSEALLIAYEQSLASVRTLSKILVGQQAPRGKLPISVGPYTYGSGLTETLPPQALSLSD